The following are encoded in a window of Novosphingobium sp. ZN18A2 genomic DNA:
- a CDS encoding adenosine deaminase, producing MSPAARHALIERLPKAELHLHIEGSLEPEMLFALAERNGVEIPFASAEAVRAAYDFSNLQDFLDIYYQGMSVLVTEQDFFDLTIAYLRRAHADNVRHVEIFFDPQGHTERGIAFATVIGGIARALDEGQARLGITHRLIMCFLRHLSEEAAQATLDEAGPFLDRIDGVGLDSSEVGHPPSKFARVFASAHDLGLHVTAHAGEEGPPEYVHQALHQLHVERIDHGNRALEDADLVHHLARDQITLTVCPLSNLRLCVIDRMEHSPVKAMLEHGLKATINSDDPAYFGGYVNDNFRAVADALDLSAAQIVELCENSFSGSFLPEAEKARLIAELHVAAGAA from the coding sequence ATGTCCCCCGCTGCCCGCCACGCGCTGATCGAACGCCTGCCCAAGGCCGAATTGCACCTGCATATCGAAGGTTCGCTGGAGCCGGAGATGCTGTTCGCGCTGGCGGAGCGGAACGGGGTGGAGATTCCGTTTGCGTCTGCCGAAGCGGTGCGCGCCGCCTATGATTTCTCCAACCTGCAGGACTTTCTCGACATCTATTACCAGGGGATGAGCGTGCTTGTGACAGAGCAGGACTTTTTCGACCTGACGATAGCCTATCTTAGGCGGGCGCATGCGGACAATGTCCGGCACGTAGAGATATTCTTCGATCCGCAGGGCCACACGGAGCGCGGGATAGCGTTTGCGACCGTGATCGGTGGCATCGCGCGCGCGCTTGACGAGGGGCAGGCGCGCCTGGGCATCACGCACCGGCTGATCATGTGCTTCCTGCGGCACCTCAGCGAGGAAGCGGCGCAAGCGACGCTGGACGAAGCGGGGCCGTTCCTGGACCGGATCGACGGGGTGGGGCTGGACAGTTCGGAAGTCGGCCATCCGCCGTCGAAGTTCGCGCGCGTTTTCGCCAGCGCGCACGACCTGGGGCTGCACGTTACCGCGCATGCGGGCGAGGAGGGGCCGCCCGAATATGTGCACCAAGCGCTGCACCAGCTTCACGTAGAGCGGATCGACCACGGAAACCGCGCGCTGGAAGATGCGGACCTTGTCCATCATCTGGCGCGCGACCAGATCACGCTGACGGTTTGCCCGCTGTCCAACCTGCGCCTTTGCGTAATCGACCGGATGGAGCACAGCCCGGTGAAGGCCATGCTGGAACACGGGCTGAAGGCCACGATCAATTCGGACGATCCCGCCTATTTCGGCGGCTATGTGAACGACAATTTCCGTGCCGTTGCCGATGCGCTGGACCTTTCGGCCGCGCAGATCGTGGAATTGTGCGAAAATTCGTTCAGCGGATCGTTCCTGCCCGAAGCGGAAAAGGCGCGCCTCATCGCGGAACTGCACGTTGCGGCAGGAGCCGCCTGA
- a CDS encoding mechanosensitive ion channel domain-containing protein, which yields MNYVETLQKQVESMATGLVQALPSLVIAIVILFVTFIAARSAVAIATRLTRATSIRDDLKQLLATLVRLAIWIAGIMIAATVAVPGMTPASLFAGLGVGALAIGFAFQDIFENFLAGVLIMLREKMHIGDLITVEGILGKVERITLRETHIRLLSGELTILPNSVLFKNPVEILTDQSTRRDQIVVGVSYDSDLDASRSAIRKALDSVEGIDQGRGIDILAQEFNSSSIDFLVRWWSDAAQRDRLMTKSDIIFAIKRELDAAGIEIPFPYVTHTFKDKVPVGDLKLAMERQDREAA from the coding sequence GTGAATTACGTCGAGACACTGCAAAAGCAGGTCGAATCCATGGCAACCGGGCTGGTGCAGGCACTGCCGAGCCTTGTCATCGCCATCGTCATACTTTTCGTCACGTTCATCGCCGCACGGTCGGCGGTCGCCATTGCCACACGGCTGACCCGGGCAACGTCGATTCGTGACGACCTGAAACAACTGCTGGCAACGCTGGTCCGGCTGGCAATCTGGATCGCGGGCATCATGATCGCGGCCACTGTGGCGGTTCCGGGCATGACGCCGGCAAGCCTGTTCGCCGGTCTGGGCGTCGGCGCGCTGGCGATCGGCTTCGCGTTTCAGGACATCTTCGAAAACTTCCTTGCCGGCGTGCTCATCATGCTGCGCGAGAAGATGCACATCGGCGACCTGATCACGGTCGAAGGGATTCTGGGCAAGGTTGAACGCATCACGCTGCGCGAAACGCATATCCGTCTGCTTTCGGGCGAACTGACCATCCTGCCCAACTCGGTTTTGTTCAAGAACCCTGTCGAAATCCTTACGGACCAGTCCACCCGCCGCGACCAGATCGTTGTGGGCGTGTCATACGACAGCGATCTGGACGCCTCGCGCTCGGCGATCCGCAAGGCGCTCGATTCGGTCGAAGGCATCGATCAGGGGCGCGGGATCGACATCCTGGCCCAAGAGTTCAACTCAAGCTCGATAGACTTTCTGGTGCGCTGGTGGTCCGACGCCGCGCAGCGCGACCGGTTGATGACCAAGAGCGACATCATCTTCGCGATCAAGCGGGAACTGGACGCAGCCGGAATCGAGATACCGTTCCCCTATGTCACCCACACCTTCAAGGACAAGGTTCCGGTGGGCGACCTGAAGCTGGCCATGGAGCGGCAGGACCGCGAGGCGGCCTAA
- a CDS encoding ATP-dependent DNA helicase: protein MLNAPLVASRLGYPDLSGLDLLELFAFVRPAQFVVPTPKGLAHACGLPEPAGDETVPLLLQQAAEALLAMCERQDWAEREGAWSVLQSLAKMRWPWAPLLAARIVRPERAERWLFSRLPEWEEAPDRPQPAQVTLDDGAVEMRLAELTGAGAENRPAQRAYAREAAVTFAPRRREREPHVTLAQAGTGTGKTFGYLAPASLWADQSGGTVWVSTYTKALQRQLRRESRRAFPASRDGHPAVVVRKGRENYLCLLNLEDALQGGFGGRAAILAQLVARWAAFSQDGDMIGGDLPGWLGTLFRKRGITALTDQRGECVYAGCPHYRKCFIERAARDSAQAELVIANHALVMVNAARGRDIAHRPTRIVFDEGHHVFDAADSTFAAALTGAETIELRRWVIGPEGKSRGRRRGLAARLADVASYDEDGAKAIANAREAAEALPSEGWLARLQENTPSGPLEMLLSATRALIYARDESGGQDAGYGLETEAAQLDGPYVEIAVAAQEALEALRRPLVKLALRLEAIVEDPPDWLDGQARARIEGARGAIGWRTDLLAGWIALLGRLGGSPDPDFVDWLSVDRSDGREWDVGLHRHFLDPMKPFAEVVLAPAHGALMTSATLCDRSAEGEDWESAVARSGVGHLDIAPHLFAAESPFDYAAQAEVLIVTDVPKGDIAALAAAYARLISASHGGALGLFTAIRRLRAVHGRIADRLAREGLPLYAQHVDPIDTGTLVDIFRDDPHASLLGTDALRDGVDVPGHSLRLVVMEQVPWPKPSILHRARRAANGGSAFDDRIIRARLAQAFGRLIRSREDHGAFVVLSAAFPSRLLTAFPPGTPVTRLTLEEALQRVARRASPDGASAPANAAQEG from the coding sequence ATGCTGAACGCGCCGCTGGTGGCCAGCAGGCTTGGCTATCCGGATCTTTCGGGGCTGGATCTGCTGGAGCTGTTCGCCTTCGTCCGCCCGGCGCAGTTCGTCGTGCCGACGCCCAAAGGTCTTGCCCATGCGTGCGGCCTGCCCGAACCCGCAGGCGACGAGACCGTGCCGCTGCTGCTCCAGCAAGCGGCAGAGGCGCTGCTGGCGATGTGCGAGCGCCAGGACTGGGCCGAACGCGAAGGCGCGTGGAGCGTGCTCCAGTCGCTTGCCAAGATGCGCTGGCCCTGGGCGCCGCTGCTTGCCGCGCGGATCGTCCGCCCCGAAAGGGCGGAACGCTGGCTGTTTTCACGCCTGCCCGAATGGGAGGAAGCGCCCGACCGGCCCCAGCCCGCGCAAGTTACGCTAGATGACGGTGCGGTGGAAATGCGGTTGGCGGAACTGACCGGCGCGGGTGCGGAAAACCGCCCCGCCCAGCGCGCCTATGCGCGCGAAGCCGCAGTCACTTTCGCACCGCGCAGGCGCGAACGCGAACCGCACGTCACGCTGGCGCAGGCAGGCACCGGAACCGGCAAGACCTTCGGCTATCTCGCGCCCGCGTCGCTTTGGGCGGACCAATCGGGCGGCACCGTGTGGGTTTCCACCTATACCAAGGCGCTGCAACGCCAGTTGCGCCGCGAAAGCCGCCGCGCTTTCCCCGCATCGCGCGATGGCCATCCCGCCGTCGTGGTGCGCAAGGGGCGTGAGAACTACCTGTGCCTGCTCAACCTTGAAGACGCGCTGCAAGGCGGGTTTGGCGGTCGCGCGGCGATCCTGGCGCAGCTCGTCGCACGATGGGCGGCGTTCAGCCAGGACGGAGACATGATCGGCGGCGACCTGCCCGGCTGGCTGGGCACGCTGTTCCGCAAGCGCGGCATCACGGCCCTGACGGACCAGCGCGGCGAATGCGTCTATGCCGGGTGCCCGCACTATCGCAAATGCTTCATCGAGCGCGCCGCGAGGGATTCGGCGCAAGCGGAACTGGTGATCGCCAACCACGCGCTGGTGATGGTCAACGCCGCGCGCGGGCGCGACATTGCCCACCGGCCGACGCGCATCGTGTTCGACGAAGGGCACCACGTATTCGATGCCGCCGATTCCACCTTCGCCGCCGCGCTGACCGGCGCGGAAACGATAGAGTTACGCCGCTGGGTGATCGGCCCCGAAGGCAAGTCGCGCGGCCGCCGCCGCGGTCTGGCCGCGCGGCTGGCGGACGTTGCCAGCTATGACGAGGACGGCGCCAAGGCGATTGCCAACGCGCGCGAGGCGGCAGAGGCGCTGCCATCGGAAGGCTGGTTGGCCCGGTTGCAGGAAAACACGCCCTCCGGCCCGCTTGAAATGCTGCTGTCAGCCACCCGTGCGCTGATCTATGCGCGCGACGAAAGCGGCGGGCAGGATGCAGGTTACGGCCTTGAGACAGAGGCCGCCCAGCTTGACGGACCATACGTTGAAATCGCCGTTGCCGCGCAGGAAGCGCTTGAGGCGCTGCGCCGCCCGCTGGTCAAGCTGGCGCTACGGCTGGAAGCGATCGTCGAAGACCCGCCCGACTGGCTCGACGGTCAGGCCCGCGCACGGATCGAAGGCGCGCGCGGCGCAATCGGCTGGCGCACGGACCTGCTGGCCGGGTGGATTGCGCTGCTGGGCCGGCTGGGCGGATCGCCCGATCCCGATTTCGTGGACTGGCTTTCGGTCGACCGGTCCGACGGGCGCGAATGGGACGTGGGTCTGCACCGCCATTTCCTTGACCCGATGAAGCCTTTTGCCGAAGTCGTTCTCGCCCCGGCGCACGGCGCGCTGATGACCAGCGCCACGCTGTGCGACCGGAGCGCCGAGGGTGAAGACTGGGAAAGCGCGGTTGCGCGAAGCGGCGTCGGGCACCTCGATATCGCCCCGCACCTTTTCGCCGCGGAAAGCCCGTTCGATTATGCGGCGCAGGCCGAAGTGCTGATCGTCACGGACGTTCCCAAGGGCGACATCGCCGCGCTGGCCGCCGCCTATGCCCGGCTGATTTCCGCATCGCACGGCGGGGCGCTTGGCCTGTTCACCGCGATCCGGCGGCTGCGCGCGGTGCACGGCCGCATCGCCGACCGCCTGGCGCGCGAAGGCCTGCCGCTTTACGCCCAGCACGTCGACCCCATCGACACCGGCACGCTGGTGGATATCTTCCGCGACGATCCGCATGCTTCCTTGCTGGGCACCGATGCGCTGCGCGACGGGGTGGACGTGCCCGGCCATTCGCTGCGGCTGGTGGTAATGGAACAGGTGCCCTGGCCCAAACCGTCGATCCTCCATCGCGCGCGCCGCGCCGCGAACGGCGGCTCTGCATTCGACGACAGGATCATCCGCGCGCGGCTGGCGCAGGCATTCGGCCGCCTGATCCGCAGCCGCGAAGACCACGGCGCTTTCGTTGTGCTTTCCGCCGCCTTTCCCAGCCGGCTGCTCACCGCTTTCCCGCCGGGCACGCCTGTCACGCGGTTGACGCTTGAAGAGGCTTTACAACGCGTCGCCCGGCGTGCTTCCCCTGATGGCGCGTCTGCCCCTGCAAATGCCGCACAAGAAGGATAG
- the mazG gene encoding nucleoside triphosphate pyrophosphohydrolase — MTDRLPDLAPMQRLLAIMARLRDPRGGCEWDLAQDFSTIAPYTIEEAYEVADAIERSDMALLREELGDLLLQVVFHARMAEEAGQFDFGSVADAISEKMEARHPHIFDEGDHEPTGREERWEALKAKEREAKGATSAMDGVALALPALMRAEKLQKRAARQGFDWPDTEGPAAKVAEEMDELAAATTDEERLLEAGDLLFAAVNLVRANGIAPEDALRAANAKFERRFRAMEALAPGTFAELSLDEQEVLWQRVKAAE, encoded by the coding sequence ATGACCGACCGCCTGCCCGACCTTGCCCCGATGCAGCGCCTTCTGGCGATCATGGCGCGCCTGCGCGATCCGCGCGGCGGATGTGAATGGGACCTGGCGCAGGATTTTTCTACCATCGCGCCCTACACGATCGAGGAAGCCTATGAAGTGGCCGACGCGATCGAGCGGTCCGACATGGCCCTGCTGCGCGAGGAACTGGGCGACCTTCTGCTGCAAGTCGTGTTCCATGCGCGCATGGCCGAGGAAGCGGGACAGTTCGATTTCGGATCGGTTGCCGATGCGATCTCCGAAAAGATGGAAGCGCGCCACCCGCACATCTTCGATGAAGGCGATCACGAACCCACTGGGCGCGAGGAACGCTGGGAAGCGTTGAAAGCGAAAGAGCGCGAGGCAAAGGGCGCGACCAGCGCCATGGACGGCGTGGCGCTGGCCCTTCCCGCACTGATGCGCGCGGAAAAACTGCAAAAACGTGCGGCGCGGCAGGGATTCGACTGGCCCGACACTGAAGGCCCGGCGGCGAAGGTGGCCGAAGAAATGGACGAGCTTGCCGCCGCAACAACCGATGAAGAGCGCCTGCTGGAAGCGGGCGACCTGCTGTTCGCCGCGGTCAACCTTGTCCGCGCCAACGGCATAGCACCCGAAGACGCGCTGCGCGCTGCCAACGCCAAGTTCGAACGCCGATTTCGGGCGATGGAAGCGCTCGCGCCAGGGACGTTCGCCGAGCTTTCGCTCGACGAACAGGAAGTCCTCTGGCAGCGGGTAAAAGCGGCGGAATAA
- a CDS encoding phosphoribosyltransferase family protein codes for MDEVEKTWLTADGLLADSFRLARQVLDSDFRPTHIVGIWRGGTPVGIAVQELLEFHGIETDHIAIRTASYSGIDRQDAEVRVYSLGYLIDTLNPDDHLLVIDDVFDSGRSIEAFLRELRARCRYNMPREVRIATVYWKPQRNRTALAPDFYVHETDDWLVFPHELCGLSEREIRAHKPQASIVLDEDAGA; via the coding sequence ATGGACGAGGTGGAGAAAACCTGGCTTACGGCGGACGGCTTGCTGGCGGACAGCTTCCGCCTTGCGCGGCAAGTGCTCGATTCCGATTTCCGGCCCACGCACATCGTCGGCATCTGGCGCGGCGGCACGCCGGTGGGCATCGCGGTGCAGGAACTGCTGGAATTCCACGGGATAGAGACGGATCATATCGCGATCCGCACCGCCAGCTATTCGGGAATAGACCGGCAGGATGCCGAAGTGCGCGTCTATTCGCTGGGATACCTGATCGACACGCTGAACCCCGACGACCACCTTCTGGTGATTGACGACGTTTTCGATTCCGGTCGGTCGATAGAGGCGTTCCTGCGCGAACTGCGCGCGCGGTGCCGTTACAACATGCCGCGCGAAGTGCGCATCGCGACGGTTTACTGGAAGCCACAGCGCAACCGCACCGCGCTGGCGCCCGATTTCTATGTCCATGAAACCGACGACTGGCTGGTGTTCCCGCACGAGTTGTGCGGCTTGTCCGAACGGGAAATCCGCGCGCACAAGCCGCAGGCGTCGATCGTGCTAGATGAGGACGCCGGAGCTTAG
- a CDS encoding rod shape-determining protein — translation MSFYDRFQFGSAALAIDLGTANTVVYVRDRGIVLAEPSVVAIETVNGISRVRAVGDDAKLMMGKTPDNLNVVRPLRAGVVADIEVAEQMIKHFIDKAQGGGSRFRRAPEMVICVPSGATGVERRAIRDAVTNAGARQVWLVDEPMAAAIGAGLPVTEPVGSMVVDIGGGTTEVGVISIQGLTMSMSARVGGDRMDEAIVATIRRNHNLLIGEATAERIKHEMGSARLHEGDEDRSMLVKGRDLARGVPREIAVSQAELVEALAEPVGQIVEAVRHALEETPPEIAADIVDTGIVMTGGGALLRDISTVIADATGLPVTIAEDPMNCVALGAGRSLEDLHYRGVLHPA, via the coding sequence ATGTCTTTCTACGACCGCTTCCAGTTTGGTTCGGCCGCTCTGGCCATCGACCTGGGAACCGCGAATACCGTTGTCTATGTGCGCGATCGCGGGATCGTGTTGGCCGAACCGTCGGTCGTCGCGATCGAGACGGTGAACGGGATCAGCCGGGTTCGCGCGGTGGGTGACGATGCCAAGCTGATGATGGGCAAGACCCCGGACAACCTGAATGTCGTGCGTCCGCTGCGCGCGGGCGTGGTGGCTGACATCGAAGTGGCCGAGCAGATGATCAAGCACTTCATCGACAAGGCCCAGGGCGGCGGGTCGCGCTTTCGCCGCGCGCCCGAAATGGTGATCTGCGTGCCCTCCGGCGCGACGGGTGTCGAACGCCGGGCGATCCGCGATGCGGTTACGAATGCCGGGGCAAGGCAGGTCTGGCTGGTGGACGAGCCGATGGCCGCCGCGATAGGGGCCGGGCTTCCCGTGACGGAGCCGGTGGGCTCAATGGTCGTCGATATCGGCGGCGGCACCACGGAAGTCGGGGTTATCTCCATCCAGGGGCTGACCATGAGCATGTCCGCCCGTGTTGGCGGGGACCGGATGGACGAGGCGATTGTCGCCACGATCCGCCGCAATCACAACCTGCTGATCGGCGAAGCGACGGCAGAGCGGATCAAGCACGAAATGGGCAGCGCGCGTCTGCATGAGGGTGACGAGGATCGCTCGATGCTGGTGAAAGGGCGCGACCTGGCGCGCGGGGTGCCGCGCGAAATCGCGGTCTCGCAAGCCGAACTGGTGGAAGCCCTGGCCGAACCGGTTGGCCAGATCGTCGAGGCCGTGCGCCATGCGCTTGAGGAAACCCCGCCCGAAATCGCGGCGGATATCGTCGATACCGGCATCGTGATGACCGGTGGCGGCGCGCTTCTGCGCGATATTTCCACGGTGATTGCAGATGCCACCGGCTTGCCTGTGACCATCGCCGAAGACCCGATGAACTGCGTTGCGCTTGGCGCGGGGCGGTCGCTTGAAGACCTGCACTATCGCGGAGTCCTGCACCCGGCGTAA
- a CDS encoding histidine phosphatase family protein — MKTLGLFRHAKSDWSDARARDFDRPLNARGRKGARLMGEHVRDSGFHFDRVIASPAVRVAETIEEATKAFGQSFPVEWDRRIYLASSATLLDLLHGISGDPASVMMVGHNPGLEDLIFDLVPDDGSSPLRDEVEMKFPTATFAVLEIPVDRWADVAERSAKLVAMTRPRDLDPSLGPQMVD; from the coding sequence TTGAAGACCCTTGGCCTTTTCCGTCACGCCAAGTCCGACTGGTCGGATGCGCGCGCGCGCGATTTCGACCGGCCGCTGAACGCGCGCGGACGCAAGGGCGCGCGGTTGATGGGCGAGCATGTGCGCGATTCGGGCTTCCATTTCGACCGCGTGATCGCCTCGCCCGCGGTGCGCGTGGCCGAAACGATCGAGGAAGCGACCAAGGCGTTCGGTCAAAGCTTTCCGGTCGAATGGGACCGGCGCATCTACCTTGCCAGTTCGGCGACCCTGCTGGACCTGCTCCACGGCATCTCTGGCGATCCGGCCAGCGTGATGATGGTGGGCCACAACCCCGGCCTTGAAGACCTGATCTTCGACCTTGTGCCCGACGACGGATCGAGCCCGCTGCGTGACGAAGTGGAGATGAAGTTCCCCACGGCGACCTTCGCCGTGCTGGAAATCCCGGTGGACCGCTGGGCCGACGTGGCGGAACGCAGCGCGAAACTCGTGGCGATGACGCGCCCGCGCGATCTCGATCCTTCGCTTGGCCCGCAGATGGTGGACTGA